Genomic segment of Syntrophomonadaceae bacterium:
GTCGGCAGTAAAGTCTGTATCAAAAACCTTGTCGAACCCGAGCATCTTTAGGGCCGACACCATCTGGCCGGTAACAATGCTGCCGGGGGCCATGCCAAACTCCTCACCCAGGGATACCCTGGTAGCCGGAGCTGTCTGGACAATTACATGTTTTTTAGGGTCCGCCAAGGCAGCCCACACCCGCTCGGTTTCGTCTTTTTCATGCAGGGCTGCAGTTGGGCAGACCAGGGTGCACTGGCCGCAGAAAACACAAGCGACTTCGGCCATGGGGCGATGGAATGCCGGAGCGACAGTGGTGTCGAAACCCCGTTCTTGCGGGGCGATAGCCTGAACTGTTTGTACTTTATCGCATACTGCCACACAGCGGCGGCACAGAATACATTTTTCCGGTTCCCTCACAATTGAAGGGGAGGAAAAATCCGCAGCGTAAGGCGGGTTTTCTCCCGCAAAGCGGACTTCCCGGATCCCAAAGGCTTCGGCCAGTTTCTGCAATTCACAGTTTTGGTTTCTAATGCAGGTAAGGCACTCAAAGGGGTGGTTGGATAGAATCAGTTCCAGGGTCAGGCGCCTAGCCTTGCGTACAGCCGGAGTATTGGTGCGAACCTCCATGCCCTTGGCAACCGGCGCTACACAAGCGGCTTGCAGGGCTTTTGCCCCCTTTACTTCCACTACACATATCCGGCAGGCCCCTATGGCGTTAATCTCTTTCAGGTAGCACAGCGTCGGAATCTCAACCCCTGCCTTTTTCGCTGCCTCCAGGATAGTAGCCCCCGCTTCAACTTCAACCGGCTGGTTATCGACTTTTAAAGTTACCAGTTCCATTGCCTGTGTCCCTCCCTTGACCTCTTAATCAGTTACATCACAGCGGAAGCAGCGCATTGCTTCGGCCACCGCCTGTTCTAAGGTGTAGCCCAGTTCAATCTCCAGGAAGCCCTCAGCGTGGCGGACAGGCATTTCCTGGCGCGAAGATTCTTCTTCGATTATTTGCCCGTTGATCTTCCGCTCCACTGCCAGGGGCTCAACTACAACACCATCGCCTCCTAAATATTTGTCGATGGATTGAGCCGCCTTTTTACCCGCCGCTACCGCAGCAATCAGGGTATCCGGGCCAGTGACACAGTCGCCGCCGGAAAAGAGCCCTCTGATGCCGGTTGCCAGGGTTTCGGTATCTACAACCACAGTTCCACCCTTAGTAAGTTCCAGCCCTGCTCCCAGACCGCCAGTTTCCGGGGCCTGACCAATGGCAGCTATAACCACATCAGCCGCGACGGTGAAGTCAGAACCTGCTACCGGCACCGGACGGCGGCGCCCGCTTTTATCGAACTCTCCCAGTTCCATTTTGGTTAAAGTAAGGCCTTTTACTTGTTCACCTTCCCCGACAACCGCCGCTGGTGCAACGAGTAAGTTTAATATTACGCCTTCTTTTTCGAGTTCATGGATTTCTTCCGGCATGGCCGGCATCTCTTCTTTTGTTCTCCGGTAGAAGAGGGACACGTCCTTAGCTCCCAGGCGCAGTGCGCTGCGGGCTGCATCGGCTGCAACGTTCCCGCCCCCAATAACAGCAACCCGCTTGCCGGAAAGATCAGGAGCTTGCCCCAAGTTGACATCCCGCAAGAAAGAAACACCAGATAAGACACCATTCAGGTTTTCCCCAGGTAAACCGAGGGCCTGATTCTTGTGAGCGCCAACTCCTAAAAACACTGCCTGGTATTCTTCCAACAGCCGTGACAGGGGGATATCTGTGCCGATCTTGATACCGGTTTTGATTTCCACTCCCATCTCTTTGATTACCTCGATTTCCTGGTTAAGTACCGCTTTCGGCAATCTGTACTCAGGAATGCCTACCGCCATCATGCCGCCGAGAACCGGCAGAGCTTCAAAAACGGTTACCTGATAACCTTTTCTGGCCAGGTAGAAGGCCGCAGACAAGCCAGCCGGACCTGAGCCAACCACAGCAACTTTGGCCTCCCTGGCTGACCCAACCGCCGGAACTGGCAGTCCGCCGTTTTGCAGCAGATAATCCCCGGCAAACCGCTTCAATGCCCTGATGGCCAGAGGGGTATCCAGCTGGTTGCGGCGGCATTTGCCTTCACATGGGTGATGGCATACCCGGCCACAGACAACCGGGAAGGGGTTTTCCGCCTGGACAGCCTTGTAGGCCTCAGCAAAATTATGGCTCTTGATGAGATCGATATATACCGGCACATCAACTCCTGCCGGGCAGGTGTTCTGGCAGGGAGATTTAAATAAAGTAGCACATACGGAAGCCGGGCAGTGCTTATCCTTGATATGGGCTTCGTACTCATGACGGAAATACCGCAATGTACTGAGCACCGGGTTGGGAGCTGTCTGCCCAAGACCGCAGAGGGCTGAGACCTTGATCCCTTCTGCCAGTTCCACCAGGAGGTCCAGGTCCCCCATTGTTCCCTCGCCATGGGTGATTCTCTTTAATATCTCCAGCATCCGCTTGGTGCCGATCCGGCAGGGAGCACATTTACCGCAGGATTCGTCCTGGACAAACTCCAGGAAGAACTTGGCCAGGTCTACCATGCAGGTATCTTCGTCCATCACGATCAGCCCGCCGGAGCCCATAATTGTTCCCAGTTCCTGCAAGGAATCATAGTCGATGGCTGTATTTAAATATTCTTTAGGAATACATCCTCCCGATGGACCACCGGTTTGAGCGGCTTTGAATCTCTTCCCTTTGGGAATGCCGCCGCCGATGTCGTAAACAATCTGACCCAAAGACATTCCCATCGGGACTTCCACCAGGCCATTGTTATTAACTTTGCCGGCTAAAGCAAACACTTTGGTCCCCTTGCTGTTTGGGGTGCCGATAGCAGCGAACCACTCCCAGCCGTTACGAATGATCTGGGCAATGTTGCCGAAAGTCTCCACGTTGTTAATAACAGTCGGTTTGCCCCACAAACCGGAACTGGCCGGGAAGGGCGGTCTTGGCCTGGGTTCGCCGCGGCGGCCTTCAATGGAAGCCAACAAGGCTGTTTCTTCACCGCAGACAAAAGCTCCGGCCCCTAGTCTTATTTCAATATCAAAACTAAAACCGGTGCCGAATATGTTCTGACCTAACAACCCGTGGCTCCGGGCCTGGTCCAAAGCAATCAACAGGCGATGAACCGCAATCGGATACTCAGCCCTGACATAGACATACCCCTTGCTGGCCCCCACAGCATAACCAGCCAAGGCCATGCCCTCAACTATTGAGTGCGGGTCCCCTTCTAACAGGCTCCGATCCATAAATGCCCCAGGGTCGCCTTCGTCTCCGTTACAGACAACATACTTTTGTTCCCCAGGGGCCTTTGCCGCAAATTCCCATTTTAAGCCTGTCGGGAAGCCGCCGCCCCCCCTGCCCCGGAGGCCGGATTTTTTAATGCAGTCGACCACCTCAAGCGGGGTCATCTCAGTAAGGGCTTTGGCCAAGGCCTGGTAACCATCCCGGGCGATGTACTCCGCAATGGATTCTGGGTCGATCAGACCACAGTTTTGCAGCACCAGGCGTTTCTGGTATTTGAAAAAATCGATTTCTTCCTGGTCAATCACTGCCACCTGATCTTCAGGCTCTTTATACAACAGTCGGTTAAGCACCCGACCTTTGATAAAATGTTCGTCTACCAGATCTTTTACATCTTTAGGCTCAACTTGGCAGTAGAAAGTCCCCTCTGGGTAAACCACCATATTGGGACCAAACTGGCAAAAACCAAAACAACCGGTATCAATGACTTTAATCTCTTTGTCCAGTCCCCTGTTTTTCAGTTCATCGAGCAGGGCATCCCTGGTGGGATGGCTCCCTGATGAAACGCACCCTGTGCCGGTACAAATCAGAACATGGGAACGGTAGAACTCCATTCGGTTTCTCCCCCTTTGCCTAGAGCTTATTAACAACCCACTCGCCTACAACCAATCCGTTAACCACATGTTGAGCAACTATTTGGCGAGCCTTGGCAGCGTCAACATTTCCGTAGGTAACCTTGGGTTGGCCCGGCACGATTACATCCACCAGCGGCTCCTTTACACACAAGCCGATACAGCCGGTCTGGGTAACCGCAACATCACTGATCTTGCGCTTAGCAAGCTCTTCAAGAATTGCTCCAACCACTTCTCTGGCACCGGCAGCAATCCCGCAGGTACCCATACCAACAACAATACGGACACTTTCCTTACTTTCCCGCAGCCTCAGCTGTTCCATAGCCTTCTGTTTAAATTCGTTTAAATCTTCCAGTGATTTCACCTAATCCACCTCCGTTTTGAGGTTCTTTAACCCTGCCTCAATGGTTTCTTTCACCATGATTAAAAATTCCGGGTATTCCAACAGGTGTTCATACCCTCTGGTAGAAAAAACATGCTGCTTGCCGTCACGGCAGTGGCGGTAAGAAAAAACCATCTCCCTGCGCCCCGCAATATGAGCCATTACCGTCCCGGCAATATCCCCCAAAGGTGGTCGATCAATATGGTCTGATCGGAAAGTAGCCAAGACCCTTGTTCCGACACCCACCTGGGAGCTTATTTCCACATTTCCGCCACAGCTTTCAGCCGTCGCCTTTAAAAGGGCTAAACCTAGACCAACTTTGCGTGTTGATCTGGTGGTAACGAAGGGGTCAAAAATCTTATTCAGCAGTTCAGGCTGGATACCCCTGCCGTTATCTTCAACAACGATGGTCAGGAGATTCTGTTGGGTGTCCTCTATTATTTGCAAGCTTACTTGATCCGCTCCCGCCTCTGCCGAATTCTGCAAGAGGTCTAGTACATGCAGTGATAGTTCCTGCATATCACTAACGGTATTTTGCTAAAATATCAGGAATACGCTCCTGTTTCAAGCGGGCGTGGACATCCTTGTTTATCGTCATTACAGGCGATAATCCGCAGGCGCCTAAGCAATAAACCACTTCCAGGGAAAAATTCCCATCTCCGGTGGTATCGCCTGGCTTAATGCCCAGCACTTTTTCCAACCCGGACAACACCTTTGGGGCTCCCCGCACGTAACAGGCAGTTCCCTTACAGACAGATACATTATATTTTCCTTTCGGCTTCAGCGAGAAAAAGGCGTAAAATGTGATTACCCCATAGACCTCACTGATGGGAACTTCCAAAGTTTCCGCCACCTTGACCTGCAGGTCATGGGGCACAAAGCCAATCGTTTCTTGAATTTTGTGCAGAACTGTGATTAGGGCAGCTGGCTGACCAGCATATTGGGAGATAAATGGCTCCAGTTCCTGATACCGCTCCTCCATACACCGGCATCCGTTTGATTCCATGAATCAGGTCCCTCCTTTTGCTGTGTGACTATTGTATTTTTTCAAAACCCTTATCTATACTACCACCACCTCTCTTCCCTCAATTCCAGCCAACGCCAACCGGATTTCCTGCCAGGTTAACTCCTGCAGTCTAAAACACGTTCGCGGCGGCACCAGCGCATCCAGCCAGTGGGCATCAGAAGAAATAACCATCTTTAACCTCTCTGCCTCCGGATGCAGCCTGATAAAGGAGTTCCGCTGGCATTTATGTGATACTTCCAATGCGGCTACCTGTAAGTCTGGCGGAATAAACCCCAGGTTGCCGATCAGACTGTAGCTGGGTCTGTCAATATGGGCCGGAATACATAGGCCGCCCATTTTATTTACCCCTACTGCCACCTCTTCCACCGATAACGAAGTGGAAGTCAGCAACAATCTATCCAAGCTCCCAACCCGCTGGCCAAGGCTATCCAATAACCATTGGGACCCAAACAGCCTTTCGTTATTGTGGACCTGCGGCAGGTGGGCATATATTTTTTCTTGCCATGCCAGCACTAGCTCTGTGTTCTCAAACAGGCAGATCAGGTGAACTTCTTCCTTAGTCTGCACCTCCATGCCTGGCAAAACCAGCACATTGCTGCCATAAGAAGCCTTAACCATGCTTGGTGCATTCCCGGCTGAATTATGGTCTGTCACTGCCAGCAGTTGGATGCCTAAATCCTCGGCCCGGCGAAGGATCTCCTGAGGAGTCATTTCGTCCTCCGCGCAAGGTGACAAGGCTGTATGGACATGCAGATCAGCCCAAAAATCCTGCAGCACCCTATTTCCTCTCATTCAGGCATCTGTAAATCTTACCGGCTGCCTCAAAGGACCTGGCCTTTGTAACCAGCACAGCCAGGTTTTCCTGTTTTGCCTTAACCAGAGTCTCCGGATCCGGCTCTCTTCCCCCGGTAATCACAACTGCAGACAGGTTGAGCAAGCTGGCTACCGCTATCACGTTAGGATGGGTTTGAATTGTAAACCAGATATTCCCTTCCTTGGCATTGGCCATGGCATCACTCAAAAGGTCTGAGCAATAGGCGCCGGTAACCTGCCGCTCCAGGACAATAGGCTCTCCATGCAAGATGGCGTCAAGAACTTCAACTACTTCCCTCAGGATCAACCTTTCTTTCCCCTCCTCCCGCCCAACCGGCTGCAACCTGCCCATAGCCGGGGGCACTTTTTGGGCCAGTTCCACCATCTCCTCGGCCAAGGATCTGACCCGCTCTCTCAGCTTAAAAATGCAGTCGGACTCGAGGGCAAAACCCCTGACGATATCCTCGGCTAAGGCCCGGCAATGGGGTGAACCGCATGAACCACAGTCAAGACCGGGGAGATGCTGTAGAGTTTGTTCCAACAGAGCCATTTTTGAGAGCGCCCGGCCGATATCCCCATCCAGCTGCATTACGGGGCGAGGCTCGATACTTTTATCGATCACAAAATGCCCCCCTGCAATCATTTCGGCCGCTCTTTCTCGTGAAACCAACGAGGGCTTTTGACTGTATTTCTCGGCCATTTTCCTGATCAGCACCCGTGCCATAAAAGGATTTTGCACTACCAGCGGGCCGCCGATGCAGCCACCCACACAGGCCTGAGCCTCAATATAATCGATTTCCCCCATTCCTCCCTTTTCCAATTCCTCCAAAACCGCCACCACACTGTGAATGCCATCCACCGATAAAAGAGACCCGGTTCCAATCGCCAAATTCTCACCGCCTGCCCTGCCCCACCCCATACCTGCCCCCGTTGCCTGGTGCAGGCTTGCATCCGCGTTACTGGACTTGGCATGCTGACGCAATTCCCCATAGAGGGCGGCCATGGTAAAAACCCCATCAACCCAAGTATTATCATCACCTACGGGCTGTTTAACGGCAGTTACTTTAGCTGGGCAGGGGGTGATAAAAAAAGCTCCTATCCTGGATAGCGGAAGGCCCACTTCCCGCATTGCCGCTTCCTTGGCCATTTTGGCAGAAACTTCCATTGGTGCTTTTACCGGAATAACGTGGGATAAAAGGCCAGGAAACCTGACCTGCATCAATCTAACCACCGCTGGACAGGCGGAAGAGATCAGGGGCTTTCTTTCTTTCCTGCGCAAAATTTCATGGCGGATAGCCTGGGTAATCAGCTCAGCGCCTATAGCAACCTCAAAAACCCTGCTAAAACCAATCCGCAACAAGCCTCCAAGGATCATGGCCGGATCTGTTTCTGGTTTAAACTGGCCGAACAAAGCCGGGGCCGGCAAGGCAATGGTATAATCAAATTCCTGCAGCTTTTCCAGGCGATCAGCAACCACGATTTTGGCATGATTGGGACAAATACGGATGCACTCGCCGCAATCTATGCAGCGCTCTTCTATAATCCGGGCTTTGCCGTCCCGCACCCTGATGGCCTCAGTAGGGCATTGCTTGATGCAGTTGGTGCATCCCCTGCATTTTTCGCTGTCCAGAGTTACCGAGTGGAAATAGTGGTTCACGGCCAATCCACCTCCGGCCATTATTCTGCCTTCTCACTTCTGTTAAAGATCACCATTTTAACCAGAGTTCCCTTTCCCATTTCTGTCTCAATAGACAGACAATCAACACATTTCTTAATATTCGGAAGCCCCATGCCGGCGCCAAACCCCATTTCTCTTACCCGCTGAGGCGCCGTTGAGAAACCTTCCTGCATTGCCATATTGATGTCAGGGATTCCAGGCCCTTTGTCTTTAGCCAGCAGTTCAACCTTTTCAGGATAGAACCTGGCCTCCAGAACCCCACCGTGAGTGTGTATCACAATATTCATTTCTGCCTCGTAAGCGGCAATAGCGGCTCTCCTGACAACCGAGGGGAGAAAACCTATTTTTTTCAGCGTCTCTTTGACCCGGCTGGCACCTTCCCCAGCAGTTCTGAAGTCCATGCTTTTGACAGGGATTTCGATAACATATCCATCTGCGGCAGGTTGTTGGTGCATGTTTACCCCCCTCGCAGACCAGCTGCAAAAAGCAGGCCGCAACTGTCAAACAATAATTTTTTGGTGCTTAAAAGAGGGATGCCTTTTTGTCTTGCCAGTTCTACCATCTCTTGATTCGGGTTTTTGCCCCGCACAAAGACAATCCCCTGTGCATCCAATATTTCGGCTGTTCTAATGACCTGGGAATTACACAACCCTGTCAGCATCAAACTTTTTGGCTGGGCGTAAGCAAGGCAGTCACTCATTAAGTCGCAGCCAAAACCGGTATTAACCTCTCTCCCTTCCAGGTTTTCCCCGCAGATCACTTCCGCCTCCAGAATTTTTTGAATCTCGGCTAAATTCACTGCCATATCTCCTTTTTAAATTGGGGACATTCCGCGTTCTGTTGCATTACAGCAGGCATCAACCTGTTATATTTGCCTGACATAAATGGTTTGGCAAAAGGATATTGCAAACGGTGTGTCCCCTTTCCTTTTTAAATTGGGGACATTCCGCGTTCTGTTGCATTACAGCAGGCTTCAACCTGTTATATTTGCCTGACATAAATGATTTGGCAAAAGGATATTGCAAGCGGTGTGTCCCCTTTCCTTAGTGAATGTGAATACTAGCTTATAATAGTCAAAAGACCAAATTAATTCGGCATTTTGGACAATTAGTCCAAAAATTTAGACTTGCGTGATAGATTGTGATAAAAGGCACTAGGCCAGGCCAAAAAAAATTAATCTGAATATTCATTATTATAGATTATTTTAGGCATATACGCTACCTGGTTTTGCTTTTATCAGATCATGAAAAGAATTAATCATTTTATTGCTTTTATCAATGAAGCATATTTGACATGGACGCAGAATATCCTGCTGCGTGCAAAATTTTTTTACAAAAAAATTTTGCTCTTTACGCTAACAGCATGGCGGCCGGCCTTAGCGATTTCTAAGCTGCCGTTACAATAACCCTTTACTATTATACTCAGCTATCTAAACACCTGGCACCAGACCAAGTTAAGCAATCCTAAAAAAGCTGGGAGCGAAAGACATACCGGGGAACTGCCGTAAACCGAGGCACCTTCTCAGTCTTTTTCTTTACCAGCCTCTCATCGATATCGATCAGCTCAGCCAGCAAATCTTTTTTTTCCTCATTTTCAGCATCCAACCAGCGATCCAGCAACATGCTGCGCCTTTTTTCCAGTCTTACCAGGTCTTTGTTCATTAGATACACCTCTTTCTTGCCGAAGCGTAAGGTATGTGAACTAATTCACTTTCATCCTGAAAGCACTCTTTCATCCTGAAAAGAATAATATGCAATTATCATGCCAGTTGTTTGCTATTAAAAAAATAAAAAGGACGGCCATTAAATCTAGACTTCTCAAGGAAGTCTGATGCTAACAACTAGCCATCCTTTGGAGAAACCCGCATCCACCGTCCAAATCAACGGATGTATCCATTGCATTGGACATTGGCGATGCGACATGGAAACTGGGAGGACTTTTCATTCCTGCCTGAGCAAATCCAGTCTTTTCATCATTTCATTCAATGTTGTTTTCTTTAAACCTAATAACTGGGCAGCCCTGGACTGAACTCCGCCGACTTCCGCCAGTGCCTGAAGAATTAAATGGCGCTGAAACTGGGCCACTTGCTGCTGGAAGCCACCAACGGACAGGGCTGTACCTTCCGCTCCTATTTTATGGCAATGAAGTTCTCGGGGGAGTTCATCGGGTCGAATCATGTCACCATCGGCAAGGATAACTATTCTTTCGATAATATTTTCCAGCTCCCGGACATTGCCCGGCCAGGAATAATCACACAAAACCTTGACCGCAGCCGGTGAAAGGCATATTTTGGGCCGGCCTATTTTCTGGCAGTATTTTTGCAGGAAGTGTTCAGCCAGCAGAGGCAGATCCCCCTCCCTTTCACGCAAAGGCGGCATCACAATACTGATCACATTTAACCTGTAGAACAGCTCAGGGCGGAAATTTCCCTGGGAGATTGCGGTCTCCAGGTCCCGGTTTGTGGCAGCGAGAACCCGCACATTAATTTTCCTGACCTTGGTCTCTCCTACCCGCAGAAGCTCCTGCTCCTGCAAGACCCTTAAGAGCTTTACCTGCAGGCCGGGACTTATATCGCCGATTTCGTCAAGAAAAATCGTGCCTCCGTCCGCCTCTTCAAATAAGCCCTTCTTTGCCTGAACAGCTCCTGTAAACGAGCCCCGGGCATGGCCAAACAGTTCACTCTCCAGCAGGTTTTCCGGCAGCGCAGCGCAATTTATACTGACATAAGCTTTAGCAGATCGCCCGCTTTTTAGGTGCAGGGTCCTGGCAACCAGTTCCTTCCCGGTACCGTTTTCCCCCCTGATCAAGACTGTGCTGTCTGTATTGGCTACCTTATCGATGATCCGGAAAATTCTCTGCATTGCCTGGCTAGTGCCGATGATCAAAGGCAGCCCGCCCTTTGAATTTTTTAATTCCTGGCGCAAGCGCCGATTTTCCGCGATCAGGCTTTTATGTTGCAAGGCCTTTTCCACTACAATTTTTATTTCCTCAATTTTAAATGGCTTGGCTAAATAATCAAGAGCCCCTTTCTTCATAGCTTCCACAGCGGTCTCTACCGTAGAGTACCCAGTAATCATGACGACGGCTAGTTCCGGATCCTCTTCTTTAGCCCGCTCCAAAAGCTGAAGCCCATTCATCTCCGGCATCATCAGGTCAGTCAGCAAAAGGTCGTAGCTGTCGAGTTTCAGCATTTCCAGGGCCTGCTTAGGAGAATTGGCACCATCTGCCCGATACCCCTGCCGGATTAAAATATCGACCAGGAACTGGCACACTTTTGCCTCGTCATCCACAACCAGGATTCTATCCACTCGTTTCACCCCCTAATCTGTTGCGGGCAAGGTCACAAAGAAACTGCTCCCTTTGCCGTATTCAGTTAATACCTCAATTATGCCTTCGTACTTTTTTATAATGCCGTAACTGACAGAAAGCCCCAGTCCGGTGCCCTCACCCAGCTCTTTGGTGGAAAAGAATGGGTCAAAAATCTGCTGAATATATTCTTCTTTGATCCCGCAGCCTGAATCAGTGAATTCAACCTGTACCCCCTGGGATCGGCGGTATTCTACCGCACGGGTAGAGACACGCAGGCTTCCACCTTCGGGCATGGCATGACAGGCATTGAGAATAATATTAAGAAAAACCTGCCCCAGTTCATACGGATTAACCAGGACTTCGGGAAGATCCGGAACAAGGAATTTCTCCAAGTCAATTTCTATTTTCTGCAGCTGGTTAGCCACAAGGGTCAAGGTATGATTGACTACTTCATTGATATTGCAGGTCGCCAGCTCCTGGGAGCGCGGCCGGGCAAAATTCAAAAGATCCCGGACAATTACCGCAATCCGGTCAACCTCCTCGGTGATCACTTTGGCCCACCCTGCTTTTTGGGCATCTTGCGCCATCTCTTTATTTAGCAGTTCAGCATAGCCGGAAATTAATGTGAGCGGATTATTAATTTCATGGGCAATGCCTGCGGCCAACCGGCCGATAGAAGCAAGCCGGCTTGCCTCGATTAACTGCATTTCCAGCTTCTTTTTCTCGGTGATATCTTCAAATATTAATACTGCACCGTAAACACCAATTTTTTCATCCCGCAAAGGATACCCCTTGATATTAACTACCAGAGTTTTTTCTAACAACCGCAGTCTGAGTCCCTCTAGAGGAGTGGGCTGACCCTGGTCTAAGACCCGGCTTAAAAGCTGGCTTACCTCCCTGACATCAAGATGGGGAATAGCTTGAAACAAAGCTCTCCCAACAACTTCTACGGCTAAGCGGTCGGTCACCTGCCGCCGGCTGTCATTAAAAGTTGTAATAATTCCCTGACGGTTAATGACAATGATCCCCTCAACAATGCTCTCAACAATATTCTTGTTATAGTCTTTCAGATACACCAGTTCCCGGTTGCTCTTTTCCAGCTGGCTGACCAGGTAAGGGAGGCACATGCGATTTTCTGCCAGCCCCTGAAACACCGCCACCGCTTTTTCCCTGCAGGTGTTATAACCGCAAGCGCCGCAGTTAAGCTCATCTTCCGGCCTTAATTTGTCCAGTTCTTGCAATACTTCCCTCACCTGCTGTTCTGTTGGAACAGGCCGGGGTAAGCGATGGTTCGCAAAGCTCCGACCAAGATTAAACTCAGCCCTGGGGAGAGTTGATTGCCCAACAGCTTCTTCACCTAGCTGTCGCCAGTAATCGGCGATGACTTTCTGTCTGGTGTAGTGTGGGAGGTGTGTCTCCATTAAGGGACCGGCAATGCA
This window contains:
- a CDS encoding ATP-binding protein, with product MQELSLHVLDLLQNSAEAGADQVSLQIIEDTQQNLLTIVVEDNGRGIQPELLNKIFDPFVTTRSTRKVGLGLALLKATAESCGGNVEISSQVGVGTRVLATFRSDHIDRPPLGDIAGTVMAHIAGRREMVFSYRHCRDGKQHVFSTRGYEHLLEYPEFLIMVKETIEAGLKNLKTEVD
- a CDS encoding (2Fe-2S) ferredoxin domain-containing protein, with amino-acid sequence MKSLEDLNEFKQKAMEQLRLRESKESVRIVVGMGTCGIAAGAREVVGAILEELAKRKISDVAVTQTGCIGLCVKEPLVDVIVPGQPKVTYGNVDAAKARQIVAQHVVNGLVVGEWVVNKL
- the nuoE gene encoding NADH-quinone oxidoreductase subunit NuoE, which encodes MESNGCRCMEERYQELEPFISQYAGQPAALITVLHKIQETIGFVPHDLQVKVAETLEVPISEVYGVITFYAFFSLKPKGKYNVSVCKGTACYVRGAPKVLSGLEKVLGIKPGDTTGDGNFSLEVVYCLGACGLSPVMTINKDVHARLKQERIPDILAKYR
- a CDS encoding anti-sigma regulatory factor, coding for MHQQPAADGYVIEIPVKSMDFRTAGEGASRVKETLKKIGFLPSVVRRAAIAAYEAEMNIVIHTHGGVLEARFYPEKVELLAKDKGPGIPDINMAMQEGFSTAPQRVREMGFGAGMGLPNIKKCVDCLSIETEMGKGTLVKMVIFNRSEKAE
- a CDS encoding transcriptional regulator, with amino-acid sequence MNLAEIQKILEAEVICGENLEGREVNTGFGCDLMSDCLAYAQPKSLMLTGLCNSQVIRTAEILDAQGIVFVRGKNPNQEMVELARQKGIPLLSTKKLLFDSCGLLFAAGLRGG
- the nuoF gene encoding NADH-quinone oxidoreductase subunit NuoF, which translates into the protein MEFYRSHVLICTGTGCVSSGSHPTRDALLDELKNRGLDKEIKVIDTGCFGFCQFGPNMVVYPEGTFYCQVEPKDVKDLVDEHFIKGRVLNRLLYKEPEDQVAVIDQEEIDFFKYQKRLVLQNCGLIDPESIAEYIARDGYQALAKALTEMTPLEVVDCIKKSGLRGRGGGGFPTGLKWEFAAKAPGEQKYVVCNGDEGDPGAFMDRSLLEGDPHSIVEGMALAGYAVGASKGYVYVRAEYPIAVHRLLIALDQARSHGLLGQNIFGTGFSFDIEIRLGAGAFVCGEETALLASIEGRRGEPRPRPPFPASSGLWGKPTVINNVETFGNIAQIIRNGWEWFAAIGTPNSKGTKVFALAGKVNNNGLVEVPMGMSLGQIVYDIGGGIPKGKRFKAAQTGGPSGGCIPKEYLNTAIDYDSLQELGTIMGSGGLIVMDEDTCMVDLAKFFLEFVQDESCGKCAPCRIGTKRMLEILKRITHGEGTMGDLDLLVELAEGIKVSALCGLGQTAPNPVLSTLRYFRHEYEAHIKDKHCPASVCATLFKSPCQNTCPAGVDVPVYIDLIKSHNFAEAYKAVQAENPFPVVCGRVCHHPCEGKCRRNQLDTPLAIRALKRFAGDYLLQNGGLPVPAVGSAREAKVAVVGSGPAGLSAAFYLARKGYQVTVFEALPVLGGMMAVGIPEYRLPKAVLNQEIEVIKEMGVEIKTGIKIGTDIPLSRLLEEYQAVFLGVGAHKNQALGLPGENLNGVLSGVSFLRDVNLGQAPDLSGKRVAVIGGGNVAADAARSALRLGAKDVSLFYRRTKEEMPAMPEEIHELEKEGVILNLLVAPAAVVGEGEQVKGLTLTKMELGEFDKSGRRRPVPVAGSDFTVAADVVIAAIGQAPETGGLGAGLELTKGGTVVVDTETLATGIRGLFSGGDCVTGPDTLIAAVAAGKKAAQSIDKYLGGDGVVVEPLAVERKINGQIIEEESSRQEMPVRHAEGFLEIELGYTLEQAVAEAMRCFRCDVTD
- a CDS encoding 4Fe-4S binding protein, translating into MNHYFHSVTLDSEKCRGCTNCIKQCPTEAIRVRDGKARIIEERCIDCGECIRICPNHAKIVVADRLEKLQEFDYTIALPAPALFGQFKPETDPAMILGGLLRIGFSRVFEVAIGAELITQAIRHEILRRKERKPLISSACPAVVRLMQVRFPGLLSHVIPVKAPMEVSAKMAKEAAMREVGLPLSRIGAFFITPCPAKVTAVKQPVGDDNTWVDGVFTMAALYGELRQHAKSSNADASLHQATGAGMGWGRAGGENLAIGTGSLLSVDGIHSVVAVLEELEKGGMGEIDYIEAQACVGGCIGGPLVVQNPFMARVLIRKMAEKYSQKPSLVSRERAAEMIAGGHFVIDKSIEPRPVMQLDGDIGRALSKMALLEQTLQHLPGLDCGSCGSPHCRALAEDIVRGFALESDCIFKLRERVRSLAEEMVELAQKVPPAMGRLQPVGREEGKERLILREVVEVLDAILHGEPIVLERQVTGAYCSDLLSDAMANAKEGNIWFTIQTHPNVIAVASLLNLSAVVITGGREPDPETLVKAKQENLAVLVTKARSFEAAGKIYRCLNERK
- a CDS encoding PHP domain-containing protein; the encoded protein is MLQDFWADLHVHTALSPCAEDEMTPQEILRRAEDLGIQLLAVTDHNSAGNAPSMVKASYGSNVLVLPGMEVQTKEEVHLICLFENTELVLAWQEKIYAHLPQVHNNERLFGSQWLLDSLGQRVGSLDRLLLTSTSLSVEEVAVGVNKMGGLCIPAHIDRPSYSLIGNLGFIPPDLQVAALEVSHKCQRNSFIRLHPEAERLKMVISSDAHWLDALVPPRTCFRLQELTWQEIRLALAGIEGREVVVV